The nucleotide sequence GAAGATACagccaaaacattaaaaaaatgttgcaaGTGTAATAGTCTTAATATAAATACTAGGccttttgtatttacattttgGTGTTAACTGGTACATTCTTATATTCATTTTAGTTTACATATTTGTTATGTTATTGTTTAGCATAATGTAAAAAAGTTAAGAATGTTGGTTAGTTGAAAATATTCTCTTTTGTTAGTCTGATCAACATCTACAAAGAATTAGAAAGTGATATACCTGGTTTTACAGCACCTTTACATGGGAATTTGACTGGATGGGCTAGACAAGGtagatgagtgtgtgtgtgtttttttttcttaatgtgttAATTCACTAAGAGTACATAAAGAGTAAGAAGAATTCATAGTCTACAAATAACCCTGTTTAGGTAAGCcaacaaaatatatacacaacaatGAAACTGGAGGATGAATGCTAATATATGCAAGAGTAAAGCTAAACAAGGAATATAAATGATACTTGAAACCATTGGTATTTGGtcaaacttcataattacagaatttacGGAAACAAGACAACTATACCTGTCTCTAGGTATTCATCTAGTGAAAAGCGGGAAAGAACttaagttggtttgtttgtttagaactttTTTGGATTTGAGTTTAGAcatctaaatatttttgaattttttagactgtagttgttgttttttacttttttcacagATATGAAcaattttacagtattttttggatcaaattgtttagttttaataaggTAGGATGCAAAGGTTAAATCCAAACTATACTCCACTTTCATCCcagaaaaaaactataaaattttacATACATGTGAAAAaggtaattttagaaatatttagacATTTAAAGACATCTAGAAAAGGTTATAAATTATCAAACTAACTTATGATTCTCCCCACTTGTCTGTAGGTGAATATCAGGGTGACTTctggttctttgtttaaacatgtatataaacCCCTTACTATGAAAGATTTCAATCTGTAcctgataatgtttttattggtgAAACCATGGTCATAATAAATGATGTTTTTATGAAATGTACCAATGTCACAGGAGAAGAACCTTCATCAAATCCAGTATAACTCTTCTAGCTCAATATTTACTACCTCTGGACCAGTAAGATTAAAGCATAAACCATGAAAGATTTATGTCTAAATTCAGAGGAAATGAGACTGCTgaaaaacaaagtactgtagaGTATAACTGGAAAAGCAAGCAGTGGGGAATCACTAgaacattatacaactaaaaaggCACTGGCAGCATGATCAGTAAAAGAATAATCTTCTACCTCCTGTGAAGCAATCAGACCCCACCTCAGGGGGTAATTGCAACTCccagaacaaaattttaaactaaatagaTATGATACTATAGAAATGTGtaatttggaaataaataaataaaactttcattttgtaGAGACTAGTGCACTTTTTTCCATAAGTGCTTTTAGATTTTCAGAAGTGGACTGGGAAGGAactataataacatttttactgttatttaactGCAGTTTTAGCACCTGGGACACCATCTGATAAGTATATTGTTTTTCCTCTCAGGAATAATTCAGAttcttgttttgttaaattattgtCTACccagtagttttattttgttttttagtggtTATGTAAGTCTAGCATATTTGTCACTGTTTATTGAATCATAATCTTTTATTAGAATGCAGAAATGTTAGTTAAAATTTGCTGATTTTTTTCTCCATTGTTTGATGGTTGAATAATTGAACTACATGTAGGTAaacacatttttcacaaaaatcacatttttttaaataccttttcCTGTTTGGTGTTTATAAGGTGTTTTACTGCTGAATGCCTGTCTCACTGTACGTGCTCAGCATCCTAACTCCCACAAGGACCAGGGCTGGGAAAGCCTGACAGATGCTGTCATCAAGTGGCTTAGCTGCAACCTTTCAGACATAGTGTTTTTCCTCTGGGGATCCTATGCACAAAAAAAAGGAGCTGTTATTGACAAGGTTTTACTGCAGTtttcttatacatttttgttttcaacaattgaaacaaacattttcatttgtgatgatgagaaatgcacttgaagtaaaaatatattctcaagattcttgagaatacatttaaacatttttattttagttaaaagaaAGTGGTAACTTTGATTTAGAAATGTGCCTCTATTCATCTCTACCTTGTTTCAGCAAGATGGAAAGATATCTGGTTAATTTTGTTACATCTAACTTAATGTTGttagagattaaaaaaaaaagtcatgacAAGGAAAGAaggggagaaaaaaaaagatttattgcATGGTTAACTGGTTACCTAATTTCATGAAtgattatacatattttattatgcagTTATATGTTTGACATATTCAGCTTTATGAGGATAGTAGGTACTACctaatttaatatcatttttgttaTCTTTTTTAGAAGAAACATCTTGTATTAAATTCTGTACATCCATCACCTCTGTCAGCAAGCCGTGGATTTTTTGGTTGTCATCACTTTTCTAAAGCAAATCAGTACCTGGTGCAGAAAGGGAAGAAACCAATAGATTGGAATTACCTACCAATTAAAGAAGAGTAATTTAATATGTTCCGTTATTTATGACCAGTATATTAGGATTCATGAATCCCACAGTTAATTAAAACTGTCTTCTGTTATTTAGACAGCAAACCTTTAAACTTTCTTGATAcgttgtttacttttaattttattacattttttattcaccttattatatatatgtatttcctAGTTTCATCTGAAAAACAATAAGGAGTGAACTTCAGCTTTTATTAATTCTTACTAAAGGTTTGACATCAGCATTTGTTCATTGGATTTGCTTGCCAGCAGTAACATGTGAGcaaagtttttattagtttgatgaTATTATCAGTTAATATTTGAGTTGACAAATTGTCACTTAATTTGTAAAATGAGCTTTTATCccttttttaataacataaatgatTTCCTTAAGTTGTATAGCTACtacaacaaaattttgaatgtgataaTTGGTTTTGTAATTagtaaacattgtattttattgtacatttttatttagattagaagacatatcaaaataaaagatattttagtatttgagtctcttgttataattattatgtacAGTTGATAAAACTTGATTGGCATTTAACATGAAAACATTGATAAATATGAGCCAAATTTAAGTAGGCTAACTTTTCATTATGTCTTTGAATATTAATGAGAGACACTTAAGTATATTGCTGACTGTGCAAGGGTTTTCTTCCAGAATTTGTTCTGGAgggaaatttttttattttattgaattgtaTGATACATGGCATACAAGTGCTGAAGGTACAGTATACATATTGTCTGTTTGGATCCCCAAGTCcctcaaaaataaaactattgctttgtgtaataaaaaaaacatgttaaatatttctgaGTTATGAACAGGTTTAAATGTTTGATATGATTTTAAGTTAAGTACTGAAGAGAATCTGCTAGGGCCAtgagtaaataataaattttttcagtacttacatttttttctttcagaaattatTTGTGTGTGCATACACTCATGTTAAGTCTGTAAACAGattgttagttgattttgtgtTAACTGGAATTTAAACCATTTGTAGGAATTATTTGTAGATACattttgtataacaaaatattgagAAAATATTATGTGGTGTTCACTAAAATTAGATCATTAGCATAACTGCTGTTTTTATAAGAATCCACTAGTTGGAAATTACTAAGCTTTGACCTGTAAATAGTAATTGGAAAGGAGCGCTATTAACTTTAACCCATTTTCGTAATTCAGTAACTCCATTGAGCTAACAAACAATCAAACTCTGGTTACTTTTATGCATGAGGATGGCACAGTAGAAATTGTTtgatttaatatctatattttattatgtttcaaacaatattgaATATCAATAGAACATTCAGCTATTTTGGCTCTACATTATTCCAAGTGGCTACATGAAGTTC is from Tachypleus tridentatus isolate NWPU-2018 chromosome 2, ASM421037v1, whole genome shotgun sequence and encodes:
- the LOC143244553 gene encoding uracil-DNA glycosylase-like isoform X3; this translates as MIGQRKILLYFKPENNKRKSTIEVVHVEKRLRTAFSAEEVQSSAKQLSSAQLKQLEKNKLQAKVKLQAKKTSALWSSIGLSWYKALETEFTEEYFQKVKVVILGQDPYHGQNQAHGLAFSVQEGVARPPSLINIYKELESDIPGFTAPLHGNLTGWARQGVLLLNACLTVRAQHPNSHKDQGWESLTDAVIKWLSCNLSDIVFFLWGSYAQKKGAVIDKKKHLVLNSVHPSPLSASRGFFGCHHFSKANQYLVQKGKKPIDWNYLPIKEE